A single window of Candidatus Terasakiella magnetica DNA harbors:
- the rpmB gene encoding 50S ribosomal protein L28, which translates to MARRCSLTGKGVQTGNNVSHAKNRTRRRFLPNLQDVTLVSDALGVSVGLRVSASALRTIEHKGGLDAYLLDTAADKLPREARRLKSRVKKAQAKKAA; encoded by the coding sequence ATGGCACGTCGCTGCTCCCTTACTGGTAAAGGCGTTCAAACTGGCAACAATGTAAGCCACGCTAAGAACCGCACTCGTCGTCGTTTCTTGCCAAACCTGCAAGATGTAACTTTGGTTAGCGATGCTTTGGGCGTTTCTGTAGGCCTGCGTGTTAGCGCTTCTGCGCTGCGCACCATCGAACACAAAGGTGGTCTTGATGCTTACTTGCTCGACACAGCAGCTGACAAGCTGCCACGCGAAGCACGTCGTTTGAAAAGCCGCGTTAAAAAAGCTCAAGCTAAAAAAGCTGCTTAA